The following proteins are encoded in a genomic region of Mycteria americana isolate JAX WOST 10 ecotype Jacksonville Zoo and Gardens chromosome 14, USCA_MyAme_1.0, whole genome shotgun sequence:
- the GSS gene encoding glutathione synthetase isoform X3 → MVLSSAPPPGPAGLLAAVPSERARPGCLLGKKVVNYAPFTLLPSAVPSALFEQAYAVQQDFNLLVDAISQNKEFLEHTLASTVKVDDFTARLFRIHMQVLEEGLAQSVFLGINRSDYMFDCGVDGTPALKQIEINTIAASFGGLTSRTVAVHGRVLKVLGKSKEASRLLPNNPSKGLALGIAKAWELYGSQSAVVMFLVEEVQRNIFDQRCVENELWNRNIRVIRKRFRDVFEKGSLDDAKRLYMDGQEVAVVYYREGYVPKNYDQQNWEARLLLERSRAVKCPDIATQLAGTKKVQQELSRPGTLERLLPGRAEAVARIRATFTGLYSLDMGEEGDKIAAMAIADPDRFVLKPQREGGGNNLYGEELRQVLEKIRDSPERTSYILMDKIKPQPAMNYLLRAHSPLQVSECISELGIFGVYVRQGKEMVMNKAAGHLLRTKAIEHADGGVAAGVAVLDTPYLV, encoded by the exons ATGGTGCTGAGCTccgcgccgccccccggccctgccgggcTGCTCGCCGCCGTCCCCAGCGAGAGGGCGAGGCCAGGCTGCCTGCTGGGAAAGAAG GTGGTGAATTATGCTCCCTTCACGCTGCTCCCGTCTGCAGTACCAAGTGCCCTGTTTGAACAAGCATACGCTGTTCAGCAAGATTTTAACCTGCTGGTGGATGCTATTAGTCAAAACAAAGAATTCCTGGAGCATACCCTGGCCAG CACCGTCAAGGTAGATGACTTCACAGCTCGACTCTTCAGAATCCACATGCAAGTTTTGGAGGAAGGCTTGGCTCAG TCTGTGTTTTTAGGCATAAACCGCTCTGATTACATGTTTGACTGTGGGGTGGATGGGACACCAGCTCTGAAGCAGATAGAAATAAACACCATTGCTGCCAGCTTTGGAGGCCTCACCTCCCGCACCGTGGCGGTCCATGG GCGGGTGTTGAAAGTGCTGGGAAAGTCTAAGGAGGCATCGCGCCTGCTGCCCAACAACCCATCGAAAGGGCTTGCCTTGGGTATTGCGAAAGCCTGGGAGCTCTACGGTTCTCAAAG TGCTGTGGTGATGTTTCTGGTGGAGGAAGTCCAGAGGAACATTTTTGATCAGCGATGTGTAGAAAATGAGCTTTGGAACAG GAATATTCGGGTCATCAGGAAGCGATTCAGAGATGTGTTTGAAAAGGGGTCTCTGGATGATGCCAAGAGGCTGTATAT GGACGGCCAGGAGGTAGCAGTGGTGTACTACAGAGAGGGCTACGTGCCAAAGAACTACGACCAGCAG AACTGGGAGGCACGGTTGTTGCTGGAGAGATCGAGGGCAGTGAAGTGCCCTGACATTGCTACCCAACTCGCAGGCACCAAGAAGGTCCAGCAGGAGCTGAGCCGGCCAGGGACGCTGGAGAGATTACTGCCCGGCCGTGCCGAGGCTGTCGCTCGAATAAGAGCAACATTCACTGGACTCTATTCCCTGGACATG GGCGAAGAAGGTGACAAGATAGCTGCTATGGCTATCGCTGACCCTGACCGGTTTGTGCTGAAGCCGCAGCGAGAAGGTGGAG GGAACAACCTCTATGGTGAAGAGCTCAGGCAGGTTCTGGAGAAGATCAGAGACAGCCCTGAGAGAACCTCCTACATCTTGATGGATAAGATCAAACCACAGCCAGCAATGAATTACTTGCTGAGGGCTCATAGTCCCCTACAAGTGTCCGAGTGCATCTCAGAGCTCGGTATTTTTGGTGTCTATGTCAG ACAGGGCAAGGAGATGGTGATGAACAAGGCTGCCGGCCATCTCCTGCGGACGAAGGCGATCGAGCACGCAGATGGCGGGGTAGCGGCTGGGGTGGCAGTGCTGGACACTCCTTACTTGGTGTGA
- the GSS gene encoding glutathione synthetase isoform X1, which yields MAAPWDDVLRDEPAIQEAAWVAVDAALLEGVLMRTEREPNASDVSARARSRDAFGPGRAVVNYAPFTLLPSAVPSALFEQAYAVQQDFNLLVDAISQNKEFLEHTLASTVKVDDFTARLFRIHMQVLEEGLAQSVFLGINRSDYMFDCGVDGTPALKQIEINTIAASFGGLTSRTVAVHGRVLKVLGKSKEASRLLPNNPSKGLALGIAKAWELYGSQSAVVMFLVEEVQRNIFDQRCVENELWNRNIRVIRKRFRDVFEKGSLDDAKRLYMDGQEVAVVYYREGYVPKNYDQQNWEARLLLERSRAVKCPDIATQLAGTKKVQQELSRPGTLERLLPGRAEAVARIRATFTGLYSLDMGEEGDKIAAMAIADPDRFVLKPQREGGGNNLYGEELRQVLEKIRDSPERTSYILMDKIKPQPAMNYLLRAHSPLQVSECISELGIFGVYVRQGKEMVMNKAAGHLLRTKAIEHADGGVAAGVAVLDTPYLV from the exons ATGGCTGCGCCGTGGGACGACGTCCTGCGTGACGAGCCGGCCATCCAGGAGGCGGCGTGGGTGGCCGTGGACGCGGCGCTCCTGGAGGGCGTGCTGATGCGGACCGAGCGGGAGCCCAACGCGTCGGATGTGAGTGCCAGAGCGCGGTCACGGGACGCGTTCGGCCCTGGCCGGGCT GTGGTGAATTATGCTCCCTTCACGCTGCTCCCGTCTGCAGTACCAAGTGCCCTGTTTGAACAAGCATACGCTGTTCAGCAAGATTTTAACCTGCTGGTGGATGCTATTAGTCAAAACAAAGAATTCCTGGAGCATACCCTGGCCAG CACCGTCAAGGTAGATGACTTCACAGCTCGACTCTTCAGAATCCACATGCAAGTTTTGGAGGAAGGCTTGGCTCAG TCTGTGTTTTTAGGCATAAACCGCTCTGATTACATGTTTGACTGTGGGGTGGATGGGACACCAGCTCTGAAGCAGATAGAAATAAACACCATTGCTGCCAGCTTTGGAGGCCTCACCTCCCGCACCGTGGCGGTCCATGG GCGGGTGTTGAAAGTGCTGGGAAAGTCTAAGGAGGCATCGCGCCTGCTGCCCAACAACCCATCGAAAGGGCTTGCCTTGGGTATTGCGAAAGCCTGGGAGCTCTACGGTTCTCAAAG TGCTGTGGTGATGTTTCTGGTGGAGGAAGTCCAGAGGAACATTTTTGATCAGCGATGTGTAGAAAATGAGCTTTGGAACAG GAATATTCGGGTCATCAGGAAGCGATTCAGAGATGTGTTTGAAAAGGGGTCTCTGGATGATGCCAAGAGGCTGTATAT GGACGGCCAGGAGGTAGCAGTGGTGTACTACAGAGAGGGCTACGTGCCAAAGAACTACGACCAGCAG AACTGGGAGGCACGGTTGTTGCTGGAGAGATCGAGGGCAGTGAAGTGCCCTGACATTGCTACCCAACTCGCAGGCACCAAGAAGGTCCAGCAGGAGCTGAGCCGGCCAGGGACGCTGGAGAGATTACTGCCCGGCCGTGCCGAGGCTGTCGCTCGAATAAGAGCAACATTCACTGGACTCTATTCCCTGGACATG GGCGAAGAAGGTGACAAGATAGCTGCTATGGCTATCGCTGACCCTGACCGGTTTGTGCTGAAGCCGCAGCGAGAAGGTGGAG GGAACAACCTCTATGGTGAAGAGCTCAGGCAGGTTCTGGAGAAGATCAGAGACAGCCCTGAGAGAACCTCCTACATCTTGATGGATAAGATCAAACCACAGCCAGCAATGAATTACTTGCTGAGGGCTCATAGTCCCCTACAAGTGTCCGAGTGCATCTCAGAGCTCGGTATTTTTGGTGTCTATGTCAG ACAGGGCAAGGAGATGGTGATGAACAAGGCTGCCGGCCATCTCCTGCGGACGAAGGCGATCGAGCACGCAGATGGCGGGGTAGCGGCTGGGGTGGCAGTGCTGGACACTCCTTACTTGGTGTGA
- the GSS gene encoding glutathione synthetase isoform X2, producing the protein MAAPWDDVLRDEPAIQEAAWVAVDAALLEGVLMRTEREPNASDVVNYAPFTLLPSAVPSALFEQAYAVQQDFNLLVDAISQNKEFLEHTLASTVKVDDFTARLFRIHMQVLEEGLAQSVFLGINRSDYMFDCGVDGTPALKQIEINTIAASFGGLTSRTVAVHGRVLKVLGKSKEASRLLPNNPSKGLALGIAKAWELYGSQSAVVMFLVEEVQRNIFDQRCVENELWNRNIRVIRKRFRDVFEKGSLDDAKRLYMDGQEVAVVYYREGYVPKNYDQQNWEARLLLERSRAVKCPDIATQLAGTKKVQQELSRPGTLERLLPGRAEAVARIRATFTGLYSLDMGEEGDKIAAMAIADPDRFVLKPQREGGGNNLYGEELRQVLEKIRDSPERTSYILMDKIKPQPAMNYLLRAHSPLQVSECISELGIFGVYVRQGKEMVMNKAAGHLLRTKAIEHADGGVAAGVAVLDTPYLV; encoded by the exons ATGGCTGCGCCGTGGGACGACGTCCTGCGTGACGAGCCGGCCATCCAGGAGGCGGCGTGGGTGGCCGTGGACGCGGCGCTCCTGGAGGGCGTGCTGATGCGGACCGAGCGGGAGCCCAACGCGTCGGAT GTGGTGAATTATGCTCCCTTCACGCTGCTCCCGTCTGCAGTACCAAGTGCCCTGTTTGAACAAGCATACGCTGTTCAGCAAGATTTTAACCTGCTGGTGGATGCTATTAGTCAAAACAAAGAATTCCTGGAGCATACCCTGGCCAG CACCGTCAAGGTAGATGACTTCACAGCTCGACTCTTCAGAATCCACATGCAAGTTTTGGAGGAAGGCTTGGCTCAG TCTGTGTTTTTAGGCATAAACCGCTCTGATTACATGTTTGACTGTGGGGTGGATGGGACACCAGCTCTGAAGCAGATAGAAATAAACACCATTGCTGCCAGCTTTGGAGGCCTCACCTCCCGCACCGTGGCGGTCCATGG GCGGGTGTTGAAAGTGCTGGGAAAGTCTAAGGAGGCATCGCGCCTGCTGCCCAACAACCCATCGAAAGGGCTTGCCTTGGGTATTGCGAAAGCCTGGGAGCTCTACGGTTCTCAAAG TGCTGTGGTGATGTTTCTGGTGGAGGAAGTCCAGAGGAACATTTTTGATCAGCGATGTGTAGAAAATGAGCTTTGGAACAG GAATATTCGGGTCATCAGGAAGCGATTCAGAGATGTGTTTGAAAAGGGGTCTCTGGATGATGCCAAGAGGCTGTATAT GGACGGCCAGGAGGTAGCAGTGGTGTACTACAGAGAGGGCTACGTGCCAAAGAACTACGACCAGCAG AACTGGGAGGCACGGTTGTTGCTGGAGAGATCGAGGGCAGTGAAGTGCCCTGACATTGCTACCCAACTCGCAGGCACCAAGAAGGTCCAGCAGGAGCTGAGCCGGCCAGGGACGCTGGAGAGATTACTGCCCGGCCGTGCCGAGGCTGTCGCTCGAATAAGAGCAACATTCACTGGACTCTATTCCCTGGACATG GGCGAAGAAGGTGACAAGATAGCTGCTATGGCTATCGCTGACCCTGACCGGTTTGTGCTGAAGCCGCAGCGAGAAGGTGGAG GGAACAACCTCTATGGTGAAGAGCTCAGGCAGGTTCTGGAGAAGATCAGAGACAGCCCTGAGAGAACCTCCTACATCTTGATGGATAAGATCAAACCACAGCCAGCAATGAATTACTTGCTGAGGGCTCATAGTCCCCTACAAGTGTCCGAGTGCATCTCAGAGCTCGGTATTTTTGGTGTCTATGTCAG ACAGGGCAAGGAGATGGTGATGAACAAGGCTGCCGGCCATCTCCTGCGGACGAAGGCGATCGAGCACGCAGATGGCGGGGTAGCGGCTGGGGTGGCAGTGCTGGACACTCCTTACTTGGTGTGA